Part of the Brevibacillus brevis genome is shown below.
AGGCAGATCGATTTGGTCTGCTTTCCCGAGGCGTACCGCTTTCTTGTTCCGCTGATGGTTCATCCTTTCCCCTGCCTTGCCCTCGCTCTTGCTTTACCCGCCACATAATGAATGACGCCGCCCATCGCGAGTAGAACAATCCCTACGTTGATGGCTTGGTCCGCCAGATTGAGGATCCCTTTTCCGGAAGGTGACACCAAAAAGTCGGTTACGCGGCCAAATACGATCCGATCGATGGCATTCCCGATGGCCCCACCCGCCAAAAATCCCAAGGCGACATCGACAAGGGCCCCTCTTTTTGGCTCATGCTTACGGAAGTACAGGATCCCGATCACGAAAATGACAGCGACTGCTGCAAACAGTCGCGCATAGCCCTGGAAGAGGCTAAAGGCCATGCCCGCATTTTCATAGTGGGTCAGCTCCAGGCCCCAGAAGAAAACTGTTTCCCCTTCAGGCAAATGCAGACGGACGATGAGTTTGGTGAGTTGATCTGCGATGAGTACGAGGATCCAGGTCAAATAAAAAGGCATGGCAGGTCCTTCTTTCTCTTGTTGGGTTGTAACCCTTTATAGAGCCTCGGTCAAAATGGGCTATACTGCGATGTAGTGAAGAGGAGCCTTTTGTCGTGTTGAATCAAGGAAAGATTAGAAAAAAACCCTCTCATGTTCGCGACGCTATGAGAGGGTTTGCCGACTCTATCGCTATTCTACCACAATTGTGATTTCTTTGGCTTCTTCTCGGCCGGTCCGGCTTTGGGCAGCTTTCACTTTCAGCGTGTACTCGCCTGCTTTCTCAGGCTTCCACAGATACACTTTGCGGTAGATGCCGTTCTTACTGTCAACTTGTATTTTTGCCCACTACCAACGAGCCGGAGAAGTCGACAATGATCGGCTTTCAAAAAGCCCTGCAGACTATGTTCATACAGTGTCCACAGGGCTTTCGTCATCTATTCTTCCTTACTCGACAGTTACTTTAATTTTTACCGAATCGCCCTTGTATTTG
Proteins encoded:
- the lspA gene encoding signal peptidase II; the protein is MPFYLTWILVLIADQLTKLIVRLHLPEGETVFFWGLELTHYENAGMAFSLFQGYARLFAAVAVIFVIGILYFRKHEPKRGALVDVALGFLAGGAIGNAIDRIVFGRVTDFLVSPSGKGILNLADQAINVGIVLLAMGGVIHYVAGKARARARQGKG